The Candidatus Kryptobacter tengchongensis genome contains a region encoding:
- a CDS encoding flagellar hook protein FlgE, protein MSFLRSLFSGVSGLRNHQVMMDVIGNNISNINTIGFKSARVSFSETFAQILRGATQPSGESGGTNPIQVGLGMNISSIDTIFTQGNLETTGQVTDLAIQGNGFFIVKKGGKNYFTRAGSFRFDANGNLVDSATGAIVQGKMADASGLVPPGAKLEDIKIPFGQKSPAKATSVIKLTGNLNAGGVPKGNILRSARLYAVEDGNSDVNDLLATGSANTMITGMISGSTTVTVQDGTKVKTYTYVSKDGGVGDGNFHTLNDLIKEINNDFAGSLFASIDSQGRVVLTSSVDQTVLISSNNRNFESALSGLNGNYSSNSNKLSDKFSHVARADDLLINLRDAQGNDLGLVAGDTITIDGKVGGKAISTVNFSVNATSKYKDFADAVKNAFRIGNPKGVEIDPDTGSLVINADGGKAYEITELNISASGRDRFNSIFENKPGNWLEVQKAEDVEVSTTVTVYDSLGNRHNITLKFVKDATVPNQWSWTASVAGKEVIIAGGSGKIVFNQDGSIRSFFFDDGSSTLKIDPGDNSAKTLEIVIDPGKIGEFAGITQMEGTSSLIADQDGYGLGFLNTISVSEDGKILGVFSNGTVRVLAQILIATFNNPSGLVRVGDNMFDISANSGAPIIDEPGSAIQSKVMSGVLEQSNVDLAEEFTRMIIAQRGFQANARIITASDEFLQEIVNLKR, encoded by the coding sequence ATGTCATTCCTAAGGTCGCTGTTTTCAGGTGTTTCAGGGCTAAGAAATCATCAAGTTATGATGGATGTAATCGGCAACAACATTTCAAATATCAACACAATTGGATTCAAATCGGCTCGTGTTTCATTTAGTGAGACATTTGCGCAGATACTTCGCGGGGCTACTCAACCCTCTGGGGAATCGGGCGGAACAAATCCGATTCAAGTTGGGCTCGGTATGAATATAAGTTCAATTGACACGATTTTCACGCAGGGGAATCTTGAGACAACGGGTCAGGTGACAGATCTTGCAATTCAAGGGAATGGTTTTTTCATTGTTAAAAAAGGAGGGAAAAATTATTTCACAAGAGCTGGCTCTTTTAGATTTGATGCGAATGGTAATTTAGTTGATTCAGCAACTGGTGCGATAGTTCAAGGTAAAATGGCTGATGCATCGGGGCTTGTCCCACCGGGGGCAAAACTTGAAGATATAAAAATTCCCTTCGGTCAAAAATCTCCTGCAAAAGCAACATCTGTTATAAAACTTACGGGCAATCTTAACGCTGGTGGTGTTCCAAAAGGTAATATACTTCGTAGCGCACGGCTTTATGCAGTTGAAGATGGAAATTCAGATGTAAACGATCTCCTTGCAACTGGGAGTGCAAACACAATGATAACCGGGATGATATCTGGCTCAACAACTGTGACGGTTCAAGATGGAACGAAAGTTAAAACTTATACTTATGTTAGCAAAGATGGTGGAGTTGGGGACGGTAACTTTCATACCTTAAACGATTTAATTAAAGAAATTAACAACGATTTCGCAGGTTCATTGTTTGCCTCAATTGATTCACAAGGTAGAGTAGTTTTAACATCAAGTGTTGATCAAACCGTTTTGATATCAAGTAACAATCGCAATTTTGAATCAGCTCTTTCGGGGTTAAATGGAAACTATTCTTCAAATTCAAATAAACTTTCGGATAAATTTTCGCATGTTGCGAGAGCGGATGACCTCTTAATTAATTTAAGAGATGCTCAGGGAAATGACCTTGGGCTTGTCGCAGGTGATACAATTACAATTGATGGTAAAGTTGGCGGTAAAGCAATTTCAACTGTTAATTTTTCCGTTAACGCAACATCAAAGTATAAAGATTTTGCTGATGCGGTGAAAAACGCTTTTAGAATAGGCAATCCCAAAGGAGTTGAAATTGATCCAGATACAGGATCTCTTGTAATAAATGCAGATGGTGGAAAAGCGTATGAAATCACGGAACTTAACATATCTGCCTCTGGCAGAGATAGATTCAACTCAATTTTTGAAAACAAACCTGGCAACTGGCTTGAAGTTCAAAAAGCTGAAGATGTTGAGGTATCAACTACTGTGACAGTTTATGATTCTCTTGGTAATAGGCATAACATAACTTTAAAATTTGTAAAGGACGCGACAGTGCCAAATCAATGGTCCTGGACAGCTTCAGTTGCTGGGAAAGAAGTCATAATTGCTGGTGGAAGTGGTAAAATTGTTTTTAATCAGGACGGCTCAATAAGAAGTTTCTTCTTTGATGATGGGAGTTCAACTTTAAAGATTGATCCCGGTGATAATTCAGCAAAAACGCTTGAAATAGTGATTGACCCGGGGAAAATTGGCGAATTCGCTGGAATAACACAAATGGAGGGAACCTCAAGCTTGATTGCTGATCAGGATGGATATGGGCTTGGGTTTTTGAATACAATTTCTGTGAGTGAAGATGGCAAAATTTTAGGTGTATTTTCAAATGGAACTGTTCGCGTTCTTGCGCAAATTCTTATTGCAACATTTAACAATCCAAGTGGATTGGTAAGAGTTGGGGATAACATGTTTGATATTTCTGCGAATTCTGGAGCACCGATAATTGATGAGCCTGGGTCGGCTATTCAGTCAAAAGTAATGTCGGGAGTTCTTGAGCAATCAAATGTTGACCTTGCTGAGGAGTTCACACGTATGATAATCGCGCAGCGTGGTTTTCAGGCAAACGCTCGGATAATAACTGCAAGTGATGAATTTTTGCAGGAAATAGTAAATTTGAAGCGTTAA
- a CDS encoding flagellar protein FlbD, which translates to MIKVTRLNGQEIVVNAELIEYLEASPDTIIALTTGKKIMVKESVDEVVEKIIEYRRRCFPSSLIPPVRKSEEEK; encoded by the coding sequence ATGATTAAAGTAACAAGGTTAAACGGTCAAGAAATCGTCGTTAATGCTGAATTGATTGAATATCTTGAGGCTTCCCCTGACACAATTATAGCTTTGACAACCGGAAAAAAAATTATGGTAAAAGAAAGTGTTGATGAAGTTGTTGAAAAAATAATTGAATACCGTCGCAGATGTTTTCCGTCTTCATTAATTCCTCCGGTTCGTAAATCCGAGGAAGAGAAATGA
- a CDS encoding Dolichyl-phosphate-mannose-protein mannosyltransferase has product MKKQKAEIKVQKLNFGKIISAISFIYFIGVLSFSVGYRKVGNYDIETDFFWDYAIEARNILKGIVNVGEFRGPGYPAVVAMISLFTGDSFTSGLIISAISSSLVILITFKTLKKIFDDKIAFAVSLTLILNPTFLRYSYVCGTDMFFNFLVSSAVFFAIIGVSKNKNTLLFLSGLAGGYAYLTRYNGISLLVGLPLMILILNYKNLKNGILRSIFALSGYLAFLLPWSIYSYIKRGEFFYNRNYLNIAYEMYAKGKIPWDNFWFEASKEYKSFVDVFLRDPALFIEKAFLNLIDHFWRDLTQLCGWQFTILFILGLILMINRKIDNIKIAYFVQSLTFFLVLVFVFYSERFSMYLLPTYLSICYYIISWEKIERTKFGWLIILTVLNLISLPKISQMIKRDIDNQPFDILYVREQFKAKFGDSERGKIIVARKPNIAYYLNMEFKPFPLVNNYDELYAELVKLNASYLYYSWIEYYFRRNFESLFNYTSPPPFLETVAVSENPPAVLYKVKR; this is encoded by the coding sequence ATGAAGAAACAAAAAGCGGAAATCAAAGTTCAAAAGCTGAACTTTGGTAAAATCATATCCGCCATATCATTTATTTATTTTATTGGTGTTTTGAGTTTTTCGGTTGGCTATAGAAAGGTTGGGAATTATGATATAGAAACTGATTTCTTCTGGGATTATGCAATTGAGGCACGGAATATCTTAAAAGGTATAGTAAATGTCGGTGAATTTAGAGGTCCAGGATATCCTGCAGTTGTCGCCATGATCTCGCTTTTCACAGGTGATTCATTTACATCAGGGCTTATCATTTCCGCCATCTCTTCATCTCTTGTTATTCTTATAACTTTTAAAACGCTGAAAAAAATTTTTGATGATAAAATTGCTTTCGCAGTTTCACTTACCTTAATTTTAAACCCGACTTTTTTAAGATACTCCTATGTTTGTGGGACAGATATGTTTTTCAACTTTCTCGTTTCATCTGCCGTGTTTTTTGCCATCATCGGGGTTTCAAAAAATAAAAATACATTGCTTTTTCTTTCAGGTCTTGCCGGGGGCTATGCGTATCTGACAAGGTATAATGGAATTTCTCTTCTTGTTGGTCTGCCATTAATGATTTTGATTCTAAATTACAAAAACTTGAAGAATGGAATTTTGAGGTCAATTTTTGCTCTTTCAGGATACCTTGCCTTTCTTCTCCCTTGGTCAATCTACTCTTATATAAAACGTGGTGAATTCTTCTATAACCGAAATTATCTTAACATTGCTTATGAAATGTACGCAAAGGGGAAAATCCCCTGGGATAATTTTTGGTTTGAAGCATCAAAAGAATATAAATCTTTCGTTGATGTTTTCTTGCGTGACCCAGCCCTTTTCATTGAAAAAGCTTTTTTAAATTTAATTGACCATTTTTGGCGTGATTTAACACAACTTTGTGGATGGCAATTTACAATTTTGTTCATACTTGGCTTGATTTTAATGATAAACCGTAAAATTGACAATATAAAAATTGCTTACTTTGTCCAGAGCTTAACATTTTTTCTTGTCCTTGTCTTTGTGTTTTATAGCGAAAGGTTTTCAATGTACCTTCTACCAACCTACCTTTCAATCTGTTATTACATCATCAGCTGGGAGAAAATAGAACGCACAAAATTTGGGTGGTTAATTATTCTCACAGTTCTTAACCTCATCTCTCTCCCTAAAATTTCTCAGATGATAAAAAGAGATATTGATAATCAGCCGTTTGATATACTTTATGTAAGAGAACAGTTCAAAGCAAAATTTGGAGATTCAGAGAGAGGTAAAATAATAGTTGCAAGAAAACCTAACATTGCTTATTACCTAAATATGGAATTCAAACCTTTCCCACTTGTGAATAATTATGATGAGCTTTATGCCGAGTTAGTAAAGTTAAACGCATCATATCTCTATTACAGTTGGATTGAATATTATTTCCGCCGAAATTTTGAATCCCTTTTTAATTACACTTCCCCACCACCTTTCCTTGAAACTGTTGCGGTTTCGGAAAATCCACCTGCTGTTTTATATAAAGTAAAAAGGTGA
- a CDS encoding alpha-glucosidase — protein sequence MSIGRFILNLLFPVIALGQINFVGNYTRHIMTDNGVRFYAGTCAVEFKFVRSDIVKVIFFEGSSNVVEDTSFVVVQSPDVVKWEISDDGEKFFIKTDSISIRIDKFPLRIYYYNMRGKLLLKERNLGGFGYSGKEKYVFFEIQPDEHFYGLGQKGIDIDRKGYAFSTYNQHIGGYETPLKTMQVNVPFVQSNYNYGLYFDITFPGYFDFGSSIQSVWYYKIEDGQMSYYFIYASSMKEILKKYFWLTGFPPIPPKWAFGFLQSKFGYRNQFEAESIVNTFTQKNIPLDGIIIDLYWFGWGKMGNMTWDRNNWHDPVKMMSDFKAKGVKTIVISEPYINLSSFNYPIAEQNKFFAFDSTGKTYIFQNFWATPSSLLDLTNPQAQFWWWEKYKNLLNEGVSGFWTDLGEPENHPNFLRHHLGDARKIHNIYNFLWAKTLYDGYRRDFPEKRIFNLTRSGFAGIQRFGVITWSGDVKKSFNGLKVQIPMLIGMVMSGIPYHNSDIGGFTGGTTTGELYIRWIQFGTFCPVMRPHGHEQPLEPWAFGEEVEKIVRKYIELRYRLIPYIYTYAYKTWRYGETLIKPVLYEFPNDVNVYNLSYEYLFGDFILVSPVFVSGQRVKDVYLPSGCLWVNFWTGEIYNGGRTIQVDTPLEQIPLFVKVPSIIPMAKVKKYVDESPDDTLWVEIYPGDVDFELYEDDGETMKYENGEFSITQLRCGKQGNRLNFQIGNAVGKFTGQIENRCWILRFNLIDRFDSVAVNGIRIKIEDDSVGFSMGLNSAWFNFDKKILYVKLCSETSSQVEVQIYGVDLATGFEDYRDESFRFDLYQNYPNPFNLETEIEFELSYNGDVQILIYDMLGRVVKSFNLGEVGAGRHRFRFNSCEMPSGVYFYMLRMRNLFKIKKMIVLR from the coding sequence ATGTCAATAGGAAGATTTATTCTAAACCTGCTTTTCCCCGTGATTGCCCTCGGTCAGATAAATTTTGTCGGGAACTATACAAGGCACATTATGACAGATAATGGGGTCAGGTTTTATGCGGGGACATGTGCGGTTGAGTTTAAATTTGTTAGAAGCGATATAGTAAAAGTTATTTTCTTTGAGGGTTCAAGCAATGTCGTTGAGGACACAAGTTTTGTAGTAGTTCAATCTCCTGATGTTGTGAAATGGGAAATAAGTGATGATGGGGAAAAGTTTTTCATCAAGACAGATTCAATTTCAATTCGCATTGATAAGTTTCCATTAAGGATTTACTATTACAACATGAGAGGAAAACTTTTACTTAAAGAAAGAAATTTGGGAGGATTCGGGTATAGTGGTAAGGAGAAATATGTCTTTTTTGAAATTCAACCTGATGAACATTTTTATGGACTTGGTCAGAAGGGGATTGATATTGATAGAAAGGGATATGCGTTCAGCACATATAATCAACATATCGGTGGATACGAAACTCCTTTGAAAACGATGCAGGTAAATGTTCCGTTTGTTCAATCAAATTACAATTACGGTTTATATTTTGACATAACATTTCCGGGTTACTTTGATTTTGGGAGCTCAATTCAATCTGTGTGGTATTATAAAATAGAGGATGGGCAGATGAGTTATTACTTTATTTATGCATCTTCAATGAAAGAGATTCTCAAGAAGTATTTTTGGCTTACAGGATTTCCACCTATTCCGCCGAAATGGGCTTTTGGATTTTTACAGAGTAAATTTGGCTACAGGAATCAATTTGAAGCCGAAAGCATTGTTAATACATTTACGCAAAAAAATATCCCGCTTGATGGGATAATTATTGACCTTTATTGGTTTGGCTGGGGAAAGATGGGAAATATGACTTGGGATAGAAATAATTGGCATGATCCTGTTAAGATGATGTCTGATTTTAAGGCGAAAGGTGTTAAAACAATTGTTATATCTGAACCATATATAAATCTTTCTTCTTTTAATTACCCAATTGCTGAACAAAATAAATTTTTCGCTTTTGATTCAACGGGTAAGACTTACATTTTTCAAAATTTTTGGGCCACTCCTTCATCTTTGCTTGATTTGACAAATCCACAAGCGCAATTTTGGTGGTGGGAGAAGTATAAAAATCTTTTAAATGAAGGTGTGTCTGGGTTTTGGACTGACCTTGGGGAGCCAGAAAATCACCCGAACTTTTTACGACATCACCTTGGCGATGCAAGAAAAATTCACAACATTTACAATTTTCTGTGGGCGAAAACCCTTTATGATGGTTATCGGCGTGATTTTCCTGAAAAAAGAATTTTTAATTTGACGAGGTCAGGATTTGCTGGAATTCAACGATTCGGTGTTATCACTTGGTCTGGGGATGTGAAAAAAAGTTTCAATGGGCTTAAAGTTCAAATACCGATGTTGATCGGAATGGTGATGTCTGGTATACCTTATCATAATTCGGATATCGGTGGATTTACAGGCGGGACAACGACAGGCGAATTGTATATCAGATGGATTCAATTTGGGACATTTTGTCCAGTTATGCGACCTCACGGACATGAGCAACCACTTGAACCATGGGCTTTTGGTGAGGAAGTTGAAAAAATAGTCAGAAAATATATTGAACTTCGCTATCGCTTAATACCGTATATCTACACTTATGCCTACAAAACATGGAGATATGGTGAGACGCTTATAAAACCTGTTCTATATGAATTCCCAAACGATGTGAATGTTTATAATTTGAGTTATGAATATCTCTTTGGAGATTTTATCCTTGTCTCACCTGTTTTTGTTTCTGGTCAAAGGGTAAAGGATGTTTATTTGCCATCTGGGTGTTTGTGGGTTAATTTTTGGACGGGTGAAATTTATAACGGTGGGAGAACAATCCAAGTTGATACACCGCTTGAACAAATACCTTTATTTGTTAAAGTTCCATCAATAATTCCAATGGCAAAGGTCAAAAAATATGTTGATGAATCTCCAGATGATACCCTTTGGGTTGAAATTTATCCTGGCGATGTGGATTTTGAGTTGTATGAAGATGATGGAGAGACAATGAAATATGAAAACGGTGAATTTTCAATCACTCAATTAAGATGCGGAAAGCAGGGAAATAGACTCAATTTTCAAATCGGCAATGCTGTGGGGAAATTTACTGGTCAGATTGAGAATAGATGCTGGATTTTGAGGTTTAATCTCATTGATAGGTTTGATTCTGTTGCGGTAAATGGGATCAGAATTAAAATTGAAGATGACTCTGTGGGATTTTCCATGGGTTTAAATTCGGCGTGGTTTAACTTTGACAAGAAGATATTATATGTGAAGTTGTGCTCCGAAACTTCATCACAGGTTGAGGTGCAAATTTACGGTGTTGATCTCGCTACGGGCTTTGAGGATTACAGGGATGAAAGTTTTAGGTTTGATCTTTATCAAAATTATCCCAATCCATTTAATTTGGAAACGGAGATAGAGTTTGAGTTGTCTTATAATGGTGATGTTCAGATTTTGATTTATGATATGCTTGGTCGTGTTGTAAAAAGTTTTAATTTAGGAGAGGTGGGCGCTGGAAGGCATAGATTTAGATTCAATTCCTGTGAAATGCCAAGCGGTGTATATTTTTACATGCTTCGCATGAGGAATCTTTTCAAGATAAAAAAGATGATTGTTTTGAGGTGA